A part of Betaproteobacteria bacterium genomic DNA contains:
- a CDS encoding SDR family oxidoreductase — protein MPSLSEARLEGRVAIVTGAAQGIGARYAAALAAAGAAVACCDVLDAEPVAARIRDAGGRAIALRVDVTSSESARAMAATTLEAFGRIDVLVNNAGLFANLAMKPFDQIDGGEWDRVMAVNVRGSFECAKAVAPQMRAQGYGKIVNIGSGTVFKGAPMLLHYVTSKGAVTAMTRALARELGDAGIRVNTLSPGLTASENTLANPAWQGAVSANNIASRAIKREVTPEDLCGTLVYLASADSDFVTGQVIVVDGGSVMH, from the coding sequence ATGCCCTCTCTTTCCGAGGCACGGCTGGAAGGCCGGGTCGCCATCGTGACCGGCGCAGCGCAGGGCATCGGTGCACGCTACGCCGCCGCACTGGCCGCCGCGGGCGCTGCCGTGGCCTGCTGCGACGTTCTCGATGCCGAGCCGGTGGCAGCACGTATTCGTGATGCCGGGGGGCGCGCGATCGCACTGCGCGTCGACGTCACGTCCTCCGAATCGGCGCGCGCGATGGCGGCGACCACGCTCGAGGCCTTCGGTCGCATCGACGTGCTGGTCAACAACGCCGGACTGTTCGCCAACCTGGCCATGAAGCCGTTTGACCAGATCGACGGCGGCGAATGGGACCGGGTGATGGCGGTCAACGTGCGAGGCAGCTTCGAGTGTGCCAAGGCGGTCGCACCGCAGATGCGCGCGCAGGGCTACGGCAAGATCGTCAACATCGGATCTGGCACCGTGTTCAAGGGCGCCCCGATGCTGCTGCACTACGTGACCTCCAAGGGGGCCGTGACCGCCATGACCCGTGCGCTGGCACGCGAGCTCGGCGATGCCGGCATCCGCGTCAACACGCTGTCGCCGGGGCTGACCGCCAGCGAGAACACGCTGGCCAATCCGGCCTGGCAGGGGGCGGTGAGCGCCAACAACATCGCCAGCCGCGCGATCAAGCGCGAGGTCACCCCCGAGGACTTGTGCGGCACGCTGGTCTATCTCGCCAGCGCGGATAGTGACTTCGTCACCGGTCAGGTGATCGTGGTCGACGGCGGCTCGGTGATGCATTGA